ACAAGCTCATCAAATGCAATTTTATGTGCACCATTATAGTAGGTCTGTACCTCTATCGTAACCGGATTGTCAGGGTCCAGACTACTCTTTCCCCCGCAGCCACCCATCATCATCGTCAAAACGGCAAATGCTGCAGCGGCAGCCATAACCTTTGTTTTTTTCATTTTTCTTCTCCTTGATCCTATAATTTTACGCAGACGGCTTCATGCCCTACAGCGGGCAGGAATTTTCCCAGCAGATCCCGGACCGACAGTTTAATGCTCGTCGTATTTACACAGGGATGGCAGGCAACTTCCGTATGTTCCAGTACCTCCTGATCGATCACCAGCTGTACCCTCTTCTTTGTGTCATTCATCAGCCCCATCACACTGACCGCTCCCGGTGTGATATCCAGGAATTCTTCCATGAATTCGGGCTTTGCAAAGGACAGCCTGGATACACCGAGTCTCGATGATAAATCCTTCGTCTTAAACTGCTTGCCTCCGGGCAGCATCAGAAGATAAAAGTCTGTCTGCTGTCTGTTGCACAGAAACAGATTCTTACATATTTCCACTCCGAGTACTTCATCCACTTCCCCGCAGGCATCGATTGTCGCCAGTGCTTCATGATCCACCCGCTCATACGGTATTCCCAGCTGATCCAGAAGATCATATGTACGTATCTCTTTATCCAAACGGCCAGCCGCATCCCCGGGCCGCCCATGTACTAATTCTGTCATAATTCTGTCCTTTCAAAAATGAGTCTTTCACACAATCATACTCCAAAATATGGCAGTCTGCAATCTTAAATAACTTTCCGCATAAATGAAAATTCCCGATACCAAATCGGCATCGGGAATGCTTTCTGACATTATTATTCCTCTGTCTCCTCATCCTCGAAATAATCATCAAAGTCATCATCGAAATCATCTTCAAAATCTTCCAGATAATCCGGCGTAAAGAAGCGATAGACTGCATATGCAATACCTGCTACTGCAGCAACAGCACCTACGATCGCCAAAACCCATAACAGTGTATTCTTACTCTTGTCTTCTTTTTCTTTTTTTTGCAGCATTGCCATCAGTTCATCAATTTTATTCATTTTAAGAACACCGTCCTCTCTATTAATTAGAAATATTATAACACCATCTTCAATATTTTACCACAAAAATCTGAATTTTAAACTTTTGGAATTTTTTTCAGCTTTGCAAAAGCAGCAAACATTTTTTTAATACCGTACTTTTCAAAATTTACTGTCACTTCAAAATCTTTTCCGCCCTCAACAACTGATTCCACCACACCGGTGCCGAATTTGACATGGCGCACCGTGTCTCCGACCGTATAGTCCAGTCTTTCCGCCTTCGTCACTTTAAACTGCTGCGGCTGGAATACCTGAGCCCTGAATGCCTCTTTCATCTGACGATAACTGCTGCTCGCCAGTATCTGATCTGCTTTACTTTCCCGCTCTTTGATCTCATGCCCCACATCAACCAGTTCCCTCGGTATCTCCCGGATAAAGCGGGAAACTTTATTGTATTGTGTCTCTCCCCGTATCATCCGCTGCTGTGCACTGGTAAGCGTCAGTCCCCTCATAGCCCGCGTGATGCCGACATAACACAGCCTTCTCTCCTCCTCGATCTCGGACGGGTCATCCGACGTGATCGTCATATAACTTGGGAAAATACCGTCTTCCATCCCCGCCATATAAACGTATGCAAATTCCAGTCCCTTGGCACTGTGAAGCGTCATCAGGAGCACTCTGTCATCTCCGTCCTCCACTGTATCAATGTCAGCTATGAGTGCAACTTCTTCCAGAAAGCCGTCCAGCGTCGGCGTCTCATGCTCTTCCTCATACGTCACTGCTTTTGTAAGCAGCTCGTCTATATTCTCAATTCGAGCGCGGGACTCGTCCGTTCCCTCTGCCTCCAGTTCTTTTACATAGCCGGTCTCCTCGATCACCTGCGTCAAAAGCTCTGAGACGGACAGATACTCAAGCTGGGACCTCATTCGCTGGATCAGGCTTACAAACGGAACCAGTTTACTGCCGCTGCGCCCTACAGCTGCACTGATCCCTTCATCCTCCAGAGCCTCATAAAAGCTCATATCCCGCTCCGTCGCGTACATCTGCACTTTCATGAGCGTTGCCGCTCCAATCCCTCGTTTCGGCACATTGATAATTCTTCTCACGGCAAGGTCATCCTGCGCATTATCAATTGTCTTTAAATATGCCAGCAGATCTTTAATCTCCTTACGCGCATAAAAGTTAACTCCGCCTACCAGACGGTATGGGATGTTTGCCATCAGGAATTTTTCCTCAAACAGCCGCGACTGAGCGTTCGTCCGGTATAAGATAGCAAAATCTTTATATGCCGCATCGCCCTCCCGAACCAGCTTCCTGATATCTCCGGCTATAAATTCCGCCTCTTCAAATGCATTCAGGAACTGCCGGAACCGAACGGGATAGCCTTTTTCATTGTCCGTCCAGAGAGTTTTTTCCTTTCGCTCCATATTATTTCTGATAACTTCATTCGCCGCATCCAGAATATTCTGGGTGGAACGGTAATTCTGTTCCAGCCGAATCACCTTTGCATCCGGAAATACCTTTTCAAATCCGAGGATATTTCCTATGTCAGCCCCCCTGAATTTGTATATGGACTGATCGTCATCTCCCACCACGCAGAGGTTCCTGTACTTCCCTGCCAACAGACTGACGAAGCGGAACTGAACTGTATTGGTGTCCTGATACTCATCGACCATCAGGTAACGAAAACGCTCCTGATAGTATTCCAAAACTTCCGGACACTTCTCGAAAAGCTCCACTGTCTTAACCAGCAGATCATCAAAATCGAGAGCATTGCTCTTTTTCAGACGATTCTGATACTCCCTGTATGCACGCGCTATTGTCTTTTTACTCCATTCCCCGCCGATATTGCGTTCGTAGTCTTCAGGAGATATCATCTCATTTTTAGCGGAGGATACTGCCGAAAGCAGCATCCGTTCCTTATAAAGTTTTGTATCGATGTTCAGTGTTTTACAGACTTCTTTCATCACAGACTTGGAATCGTCCGAGTCATATATGGTGAAACTCGTACCGTATCCGATCCTGTCTATATAGCGGCGCAGAATCCGCACGCAGCTGGAGTGAAAAGTGCTGACCCAGACACTGTCGGCACCGCGTGTCACCGTATGCTCAACCCGCTCTTTCATCTCTCCCGCAGCCTTATTCGTAAATGTAATAGCCATGATATTCCATGGATTTATACCCTTTTCTTCTATCAGATAAGAAATGCGGTGTGTCAAAACACGTGTCTTTCCTGAACCTGCCCCTGCCAGAATCAGCAGCGGTCCCTCTGTGCAGTACACAGCCTCCTGCTGTTGTGGATTTAAACTGTCATAAATGCTCATAAATTATGTAAACTCCATCTCATTTTCTTTTCAACTTTTACCCGTACGTTTTATTATATTACGTGCGGAGTATTAATGCAAACAGTTTAAACACAACCGCGCTTATCATTTTTAAACCCCGATAATCTGCATAGACAACGGGCAAAAAACCTCTTGTCATCTAGTATTAAAAACTATATAATATAATTTGTAGACTATCAGATATTTTTACGAGGTGACACATTCAATGACAATTGACACAAATGATATTATCAACAGTATCCTGGAGAGTATTTCACGCATCGATTATATCAGGCCCGGGGACGTACCGAACATCCCTTTATATATGGATCAGGTAACCACCTTTATGGATGCTCAGCTGGCCGCCTCCAAACGGTATGAGAGTGATAAAATCCTTACAAAAACGATGATCAACAATTATACCAAGAATAATCTTCTTCCGCCTCCCGACAAGAAGAAGTATTCCACGGAACACATTCTGCTGCTGATCTTTATCTATTATTTCAAGAGTATTCTGTCCATCAATGACATTCAGTCATTGCTGAGACCGATTACGGATAAATGTTTTCACGAAGGAGACGGTATCAGCCTGACAGAAATTTATAATGAAGTCTTCAGTCTTGAAAAATCAGAGATCGAATCCATGAAAGAAGATGTCCGCAAATATTATCAGACATCAGCGGAGACTTTCACAGATGCTCCGGAAGAGGAACAGAGCTTTCTTCAGCTGTTTTCATTTATCTGTCTGCTCAGTTTTGACGTCTATGTAAAGAAACAGATTATTGAGAATCTGATCGATCTTTTTCCTTCAGAAAAAAAGTAAACGGAACCTGTACTGCTGCATACGAATTATTTTCGTTTTGCAGCAGTTTTTTATTCTACTCTTCTTTACACCAAAATTTTAACGTGTTAAAATATGCAGGTAGGCACATAATATTGTGTAAGGAGTAATCTTATGAGCAAAACGATTCATACTGAGGCTGTCGATCAGCTTTTCGAAGCAATTTTGAGTTTAAAATCCAAAGAAGAATGTTATACTTTTTTTGAAGACGTATGTACGATCAATGAGCTGTTGTCACTGTCGCAGCGTTTTGAGGTTGCAAAAATGCTGCAGCAGAAGAAAACGTATCTTGAGATTTCCGAAAAAACCGGTGCGTCCACCGCAACGATCAGCCGTGTAAACCGCTCCCTAACCTATGGGAACGACGGATATGAGATGGTCTTTGAACGTCTGAACATCAAATGACATGGAGACGGAAATGATATGAAATGGCTGGATAAACCTTATCACTCTTTTCACTCCATGCTGGAAGAAGAATTCCATGAAAAGGTATACAAGCTCGCCTTAAACGGCGGCATGTCTTGCCCCAACAGAGACGGAACTCTGGGTACACGCGGATGCATTTTCTGCAGCGCCGGCGGATCCGGTGATTTTGCTGCAAACAAGGATCTTACCATTACGCAGCAGATTGAGGAACAGATGGCTGTTCTGACACAAAAACGCCCGGTCCGTAAATATATCGCTTATTTTCAGGCATACACCAACACGTATGCCCCTGTTTCGTATCTGAAATCCATTTTTACAGAAGCCCTCTCACATCCTGACATTGCTGCACTGTCCATCGGCACACGCCCTGACTGTCTGGGACCCGATATTCTCAGCCTTCTGGATACGCTGAATCATATCAAACCGGTCTGGGTCGAACTCGGCCTCCAGACCATGCACGAATCTACCGCCCGCTATATCCGAAGAGGATATGACCTGCCCTGTTTCGAGAAAGCCGTGTCTGATCTCCATTCTCACGGTCTCGATGTCATCGTACACACCATCCTGGGACTTCCCGGAGAAACGCCCTGTGATGTTCTTGATACCATTCACTATCTGAACAGCTGTTCCATACAGGGAATCAAACTTCAGCTTCTTCATGTTCTGAGAGGCACAGACCTGGCAGACGACTACGAGGCAGGACTCTTTCAGACGCTAACTATGGATGAGTATCTGACGCTTCTCATCGCATGTCTCGAACAGCTGTCCCCGGATATTGTGATCCACCGTCTGACTGGGGACGGCCCAAAGGATCTGCTGATCGCTCCCGAATGGAGCAGTGCAAAACGCACCGTGCTCAATGAACTGCACCGCCGCATGAAAGCAGAAAACACATGGCAGGGCAGACTTTATCACACATAGAAAGGAGATTTTTAATGGCAGAAGCATTGACCCTCTATAAACTGATTATTCTATATATGCTGCGGAAAGTCAATTTTCCGCTGACGAACGCACAGATTTCTGATTTTATTCTCGGTCAGGAATATACCAGCTATTTTCACCTCCAGCAGGCAATCTCCGAAATGCTGGAAGCAGATCTTGTTACGGCCGAAGTCATCCGCAACACTTCCTACTACCGCATGACCGAAGAAGGCAAAAAGACCATCACATACTTCGATAATCAGATACCGGATCCGATCAAAGAAGACATCAACCGATATTTAGATGAAAACTCATACGAACTGCGCAATGAAGTCTCCGTGATCTCCGATTACTACAAGACTCCGGAGCAGGAATACACGGTTCGCTGTCAGGTGCGTGAAGGCGCCAGTACGCTGATCGAACTGAACCTCACTGTACCCGAAGAATCCAATGCAAAAGCCATCTGTGGCAGCTGGTCAAAAAAAAGCCAGGAAATTTATGCTTATCTGATGAAAGAACTGATGATATGATACAGACTTATCTTATCAGGAATGACGAGACGGCTGTCCTGACGCCCTGCGGTAGATCAGATACGCAGCGAGTGCAGTGGCGGCCTCTGCGATCCAAAACGCATGCCATACTCCGGCCGCGCCTGATATACGGCTCAGTAAAAAGGCCGCCGGTATGATGATGACCACATAGCGCAGCAATGAAATCATCAGCGAAGGAAATCCCTTTCCGATACCTTCCAGCGCTCCAGCTGAGGTTACGGATACTGCAGAGACCAGAAAACCCGCACTGATCGTTCCAAGCGCCTGAGCTCCCGCTTCCAGCGTCTCTGGATTTTCCGTAAACATGCCCATCAGATAATCCGGCAGAGCGAGGCATACCAGCATCCCTGCGCCCATGATCACTGCGATCAGCATCAGCGCAATTCTGTAAATCTTTTTCACACGCTGTTTTTCTTCTGCCCCGTAATTATAGCCGATCAGGGGCCTCATACCCTGTACGATCCCATTCGCAGGCATGTAAAGAAATGTCTGTAGTTTATAGTAAACGCCGAGCACAACGACATATGTCTGGGAAAAAGCCGACAGAATTCCATTCAGTGCCGAGACCAGCAGTGACGGAAGCGCCATGTTCATGGCGGCCGGTACCCCCACCGCGTAAAGCCTCATACAGATGGCACGATCCCATCTGAGACTCTTCATTCCCAGTTTCACGTTCAGTGGTTTTGCAGCGTAGACAGCCACATAGATCACCAGAGTGACCGTCTGCCCGATCCCCGTCGCCCAGGCCGCCCCTCTGATACCGAGTGCCGGAACCGGTCCCAGACCGAATATCATAATGGGATCCAGTATAATATTTACTACGCACCCGCAAATCATGCCGATCATGGTAATCTTCATCTTTCCCACAGACTGAAAAATCTTTTCGAACGTGATGCCCGCCATAATCACTACAGAGAAGCTGATAACAATCGATGAATAATTCCATCCTTCCCGGATAATATCCCCGTCTTCTGTAAACATCTTTAGAAAATGCTGCATTCCCAAAAGCCATGCTGCGGTCAAAATAACACCGTGCAGTACGGCAAACAGCATTCCCTGCGATGCAGCCGTATCCGCCTGTCTCTGCTTCCCGGCACCAAGGCAGATTGCGATCACCGCACTTATCCCAACTCCAAATCCAACGGCAATGGAATTGATCAGGTTCTGCACCGGAAAGACCAGCGACAGCGCAGTCATTGCATTTTCACTGATTTTTGCTACAAAGATACTGTCAACGATATTATACAGCGAATTTACCAGCATAGAGATCACCATCGGGACCGACATCGACAGAAGCAGCGGCAGCACCCGCCGCTCTTTCATGTAAGACTGTTCCAAAATTTATTTCCTCCTCGTTTGCCTGTGTTCCCGCCGGACAAGCGAAAAGGCTATAGACTCACTGTTTGATTACTCAGAAACAGTAAAATCTATAGCCTTCATAGCCGAGACGGGCTTATATCATTATTTGTGTATGATACCATACCAATACATGTTTGTCAATTTCTCCTATATGGAATTTTTCCTGATATATTCCAGGTGCTCCCTGATATTTTTTTCATACCCCATGTCCGTCGGCTCGTAAAAAACAGCCCCCGCGATCTCATCCGGCAGGTACTGCTGCTTTACATAATGATTTGGAAAATCGTGCGCGTACTGGTATCCGGTTCCTCTTCCCAGCTTGGCCGACCCTTTATAATGGGCATCCTGCAAATGCGGAGGGACTGAAGTTTTTGTCTCCCTCACAGACTGTGCAGCTGCAAATACGGCCAGACAGCTGGCGTTACTCTTCGGCGCCGAGGCAACGTACGTAACTGCCTGAGCCAGGATAATCTGAGCTTCCGGCATCCCGACGCGCTCGACTGCCTGTGAAGCTGCCACCGCAACCATCAGGGCCTGAGGATCTGCGTTGCCCACATCTTCCGAGGCACAGATCATCACGCGGCGGGCAATAAACTTGATGTCTTCCCCCGCCGTCAGCATCTTAGCCAGATAATAGACGGCTGCATCGGGATCCGACCCCCGCATACTCTTAATAAACGCAGAGATCGTGTCATAGTGCTGATCACCGTTCTTATCGTAGTGTATCACACGTTTCTGGATACACTCTGACGCTGTATCCAGATCAATGTGGATCCTTCCGTCAGCTGACGGATGTGTCGTCAAAATGGCAAGTTCAATGGCGTTCAGCGCTGTCCTGGCGTCTCCGCCGGACATATCCGCCAGAAATTCCTTCGCGCCGTCTTCCAGAACGGCCCGATACAAGCCCATCCCCCGTTTTTCATCTGCCACCGCTTTTTCCAGCAGCCGCATGATATCCTTCTTAGCGAGCGGTTTCAGCTCAAAAATGATCGAGCGCGACAGCAGTGCGCTGTTTACCTCGAAATAGGGATTTTCTGTCGTAGCACCGATCAGGACCAGAGTCCCATCCTCTACAAACGGGAGCAGGTAGTCCTGCTGTCCCTTGTTAAACCTGTGAATCTCGTCCACAAACAGAATCGTTTTTCTCCGGTACATCCCCAGCATGTCCTTTGCATGCCTGACGACTTCCTCCATATCCTTTTTTCCGGCCGTCGTCGCATTCAGCTGCTGAAATTCACCGCTGGTCGTATTTGCAATCACCTTTGCAAGCGTCGTCTTTCCGGTTCCCGGCGGTCCGTAGAAAATGACGGAGCCAAGTTTATCAGCTTTGATCGCCCGGTAAAGCATTTTGCCCTCACCGATGATATGCTCCTGCCCCACCACCTCTTCCAGTGTCACCGGGCGCATCCTGGATGCAAGCGGTGACTCCTGTTCCAGAGTCTTTTCCTTTACATAATCAAATAAATCCATCGTTATCCTATCCTATTCAAAAAACATATGCTCCATGTAGAGCTCATTAAAGTCCGCATCCGTAGACAGGTCAATTTCCGATGAATGTTCCAGAAGCAGTTCCAGTCTTTCTTTCGAATCATCGTTGATGAGGTAGCGAAGTGCACCGCCGAGTGAACTGTTGCCGACGGCTTTTATCTTGCCGTCAAATTCTCTCGGAAGCAGCCCCAGGACCATTGCCTTCTCCTGGTTTATGTGATACCCGAATCCGCCTGCCAGATATACGGCATCCACCTGATCATATGTAACGCCAAATCTCCTCAGCAGCACCTCGATACCCGCACGGACTGCTGATTTGGCGAGCTGAATTTCCCGCACATCCTGCTGTGTAAACGTGATGTCTCTGCCGTCCGGCGTCTGTGCCAGCCGATAACCGTTTTCAAAGTATTCCTCTTCCAGCCGACCCGTCTCGTCTACCAGCTCATGTTCAATCAGCCCGGAAATAGTCTCAATGACTCCGGTTCCGCACAGACCAATCGGCGGTTTATCACCGATCGTAGCGATATTCGCCCTGCCGTCTTCGATCTCCACTTTGCAGATCGCACCCTGAACACTTCCCATACCCCAGGAGATATTGCCGCCTTCAAATGCCGGTCCCGCAGCAGTGGAAGTCGATACGATACGATCACGGTTTCCGATTGCCATCTCGCCGTTCGTGCCAAGATCCACCAGCAGCGCTGTCTTCTCATTGGTATCAAATTCACAGTCGTAAAGACCGGAGACGATATCACCTCCCACGTAGGTGGATATTCCCGGGAGCAGAATCACTTCCGCGTCACAGTAATCATCTTCCAGCACCTCGCGAAACGGCTTTTCTATCAGGCTGATATCTACCGGTGTAAACGGAAATACACCCAGCCCTTCGCAGGAGTATCCCAACAACAGGTGTCCCATCGTCGTATTTCCGCCGATCGCAATCCGGTCAATCTGATCCGGCCGGATGCCCGCCTCTTCCACAAGCGTCCGTATCCCGGTCATGAGATCCTCCTGAATACTCTTACGAAGCGCTTCCTTTTTCCCGTCACAGGATGCCTGTATCCTGGAGATAACATCCGCTCCGAATGCCCGCTGTCTGTTCAGCGTCGCAAAGGAACCGACCGGACTCCTGCTCGTCTTTCCAACAAGCTGAAATGCCAGTGTGGTCGTACCAATATCCACAGCGATATCATAACCTGCCTCTTCGGTCCCGGCATGCTCCTGCTGGCTGTCTCCGTGACCGACCTGAATGGAAAATCCCGCCTCGTCCTGCACATCCATGGTGATCACACAGTCATCCGCCGGGTATGCCCTGCAGGCAAGACGGTATCCCTGTGCCAGTTCTTCCTCCGTAAAGTGCTTCCGGTCCGAAGGTGTGACGTCCAGCTCACCCTCCTTCAGACGTATCTTGCATTTTCCGCAGTTTCCTTTTCCCCCGCAGACTGCACTGAAGTACGCCCCCTGCCTGTTAATCGCCGACAGAATACTTTCATACTCTTCAGACACAACAACAAGTTTCTTATCCTTATTGATGACTGTGATCGTCACCGGCTGTATTTTTCTCATATTGCAGTTTTTAGCACCACACTTTCTGCAGTTATGCTGTGCCCGGAACACAGATTCATCGGCCGTCACCTGCATTACCTGACAGGACGTCTTTACCGGATCATACATATACGATGGACTGATCGCAATCCCAAGCGTTTTATCAGCCTTCAGCGCATCGAATGCAGTCTTCTGTGCAATCATCGGAATATCGTTCGGTGCCTCAAGACGGCTCACGATTCCGATTTTTCTTCTGGCGCATTCCTCCTTCAGGACTGCCTGAATCTCATGATCCATGGCAAACAGACATGCGTCTGCCATAGCGTCTATGAGCATCCCTTTCAAAAAATCTCCTTCTTCAAAGGATTCAGAGCTGTATCTGCTGACTTCCCCGCCCACGGTTGAGAGGATGTAGATGATATCCTCACCCGCTTTCAGCTTTTCACTTTCCAGTTCACCGGCCACTTTGCCGAATCCGATCACTGCCTTTGGATCGAGCCTGCGCTCTACCTCCTGCAGCAGATCAGAAAACTCTCTTTGTACCTCTTCATAAATGGGGCTGTCCTCTTTACAGTCCATAAGCTTCAGTACCGTTTCTTTCTCGATGGTCTTTTGAAATTCCGTAATTTTAATGATACTTTCCATGTCGTTATCCCCCAGTTACTTTCGTTTGAAGTAAGATAAAAAGCATCACACAAGCACTTGTGTGATGCCCCTTTTCATATTATAATATTTTTTACGCCAGCATTCAAGAAGATTAATAATGATTGCTGTATGACCAGTCGTCATAGTGCTCTCTCATTTCCGGTGTCTCCACATCATTTTTGTGTGCATAGCGTATTTCCGCACTGCTTCCGGCTTTTAAATCCTCCTGGCATAAATCTTCGATAGATATTCTTTCTTCGTTCATGATGATTGCTCCTTTTTCTTTTTTAAATCCCTGTTGCCTGTTCCGTTCCTTCATTCATTGACATCAATATACCACTATTTTTGTCTTAATTCATCTGTCTTTCCGGACTTACTTTTATAGATTTCAGCCATGATTTGTTGACTTTGTATGTGGCTTCATTTATAATCAGGTTATGATATCACGAATTGACAAACCAGTACCGGAACTTAATATTGAGTTGTATGTAGAAAAGGGCCTTTATACCGGAAACACTCCGATGCGGGATAATTCCTATTATGAGCTGATCATCATCATGGGCGGAGATGCTGTCTGTGCTGTGGAGGGCTCACTCTTTCCTGTAGAACGCGGCTATATCATCGCGATACAGCCCGGCTTCCGGCATGGTTTTATCGGTGTCCGGGAACTGAAATTCTACCGCTATGTGTTTGATCTTGACGGCATTGCACGATCCAATATGCCGCTTAAAAAGCTGATCGGATTTCAATCGTTTTTTATGAGCACCGCATACTACCGGTATCATCATATCTTCAACAGCATTCTGATCCTGTCGGACAGTCATCTGGAACTCGTGAGCCTGCTCAGCAGCCTGCTTTATAGCACCTTTACAGAGAAAAAGCCGGGTTACAATATATCTGCAAGAGAATATTTTGTCTGTCTTTTGACTATCATATCCAATGAATACGTGCAGACCGATAAGGCATCCCACCAGAGTTACCAGTTTATGGAGGATGCATTTAATTATCTGGAGACTCACTATTTTGAGCCTCTTACCGTAAAAGATCTCGCAGACATTGCTCATCTTTCCGAGCGCCACTTTACACGGCTCTTCAAGGAGATCTACGGTACTACCCCGAATGCGTATATTATCCGCTGCCGCCTTACACACGCATGTGAATTGATCAAGAATACGTCCAACACGCTCTCAAGCATCAGCGAGGAGTGCGGGTTCCCGAATTTTCCTGCTTTTACCAAAACATTCAAGGACAAGCTGGGCGTCACCCCCAGTCAGTACCGCAGACAGCAGCGCAGCAGCACCGATGTTTAATCAGCTGAAAAAGGGATGTCCCTCCGGCCATTACATGGCTTTTGGGACATCCCTCTTTATGTAATACGATTATTTTACTAATTCTTTTGCAAGAGTAGCTGCTGAAGCTGCATCCTCTGAATATCCGTCAGCTCCGATTTCATCAGCAAATTCCTGTGTGATAGGTGCTCCGCCTACCATGATCTTGATGTTGCTTCTGAAGTCTGATTCGTTCAGCGCTGCTACGGTGTCTCTCATGGACGGCATTGTTGTTGTTAGCAGTGCGGACAGGCATACAATCTTTGTATCCGGGTTTGCTTTGTAGCACTCGATGATTTTCTCGATCGGAACGTCTACTCCGAGGTCGATCACTTCGAATCCTGCACTTTCGATCATCATCGCTACCAGGTTCTTTCCGATATCATGAAGGTCGCCTGCTACTGTTGCGATGATCAGTTTTCCCATTGCTCCTGTGCTTCCTGCTGAAAGATGTGGTTTCAGTACTTCTACACCTTTTTTCATTGCTCTTGCTGCTACCAGCATCTCCGGTACGAAGATCTCGTTGTTTTTGAATTTCTCTCCGACAACTGCCATTGCGTCGATCATTCCGCCGTTCAGAATCTCTGTAGGATCACATCCATCATCCAATGCTGCCTGTACAGCCGGTCCAACTAATTTTGCTTTTCCCTTTGCTACTAAATCTGCAACTTCCTGAATTTTTGGTGACATGTTAAATTCCTCCGCTTCTTTCTTGTGTTTTGTTTTTGCCATCTATCAAAAAATAAGTTTTCCTCAAAACTTATCCTTCGATTGTTACGTTAAAATCCGATCAGCCAGGCCAATCGGCCATGAAAATTTGCTTTGCAGGGTTTGTTTATTTCTGTACCGGTCCGATCAGGCCTTCCCTGTAAGCTCCGATGTATTCCATGCAGTAATCATCCAGTCCCAGAAGCGCCTCTGTCGCATAGATGAGTCCCATCATATCCCTGTTCAGCGGATCAAGGATTGCGCTGTCGAGTCCTGCGTTCATCGCAAGTACGGTAAATCCTAAGTTCACCAGTTTTCTTGCCGGCAGGTTAAAGGAGATGTTGCTGACTGCCGCTGTGATATGTATGGTCGGATACTGCGCACGGATCGTGCTGATCACCTCTGTGATCATTGCAATGCCATCTTCGGATGTACACAGCATTTCGATCAGCGGATCAATATGGATCCTGCTCGGATCGATATTGTACTCTTTTGCCTTCTCCATGATTCTTCCGAACACTTCCAGCCTTTTCTCAGCCGTCTGCGGGATTCCGGTGTCATCACACAGCAGTGCAACT
The Ruminococcus gauvreauii genome window above contains:
- a CDS encoding prolyl-tRNA synthetase associated domain-containing protein, with translation MTELVHGRPGDAAGRLDKEIRTYDLLDQLGIPYERVDHEALATIDACGEVDEVLGVEICKNLFLCNRQQTDFYLLMLPGGKQFKTKDLSSRLGVSRLSFAKPEFMEEFLDITPGAVSVMGLMNDTKKRVQLVIDQEVLEHTEVACHPCVNTTSIKLSVRDLLGKFLPAVGHEAVCVKL
- the pcrA gene encoding DNA helicase PcrA — encoded protein: MSIYDSLNPQQQEAVYCTEGPLLILAGAGSGKTRVLTHRISYLIEEKGINPWNIMAITFTNKAAGEMKERVEHTVTRGADSVWVSTFHSSCVRILRRYIDRIGYGTSFTIYDSDDSKSVMKEVCKTLNIDTKLYKERMLLSAVSSAKNEMISPEDYERNIGGEWSKKTIARAYREYQNRLKKSNALDFDDLLVKTVELFEKCPEVLEYYQERFRYLMVDEYQDTNTVQFRFVSLLAGKYRNLCVVGDDDQSIYKFRGADIGNILGFEKVFPDAKVIRLEQNYRSTQNILDAANEVIRNNMERKEKTLWTDNEKGYPVRFRQFLNAFEEAEFIAGDIRKLVREGDAAYKDFAILYRTNAQSRLFEEKFLMANIPYRLVGGVNFYARKEIKDLLAYLKTIDNAQDDLAVRRIINVPKRGIGAATLMKVQMYATERDMSFYEALEDEGISAAVGRSGSKLVPFVSLIQRMRSQLEYLSVSELLTQVIEETGYVKELEAEGTDESRARIENIDELLTKAVTYEEEHETPTLDGFLEEVALIADIDTVEDGDDRVLLMTLHSAKGLEFAYVYMAGMEDGIFPSYMTITSDDPSEIEEERRLCYVGITRAMRGLTLTSAQQRMIRGETQYNKVSRFIREIPRELVDVGHEIKERESKADQILASSSYRQMKEAFRAQVFQPQQFKVTKAERLDYTVGDTVRHVKFGTGVVESVVEGGKDFEVTVNFEKYGIKKMFAAFAKLKKIPKV
- a CDS encoding DUF1836 domain-containing protein — encoded protein: MTIDTNDIINSILESISRIDYIRPGDVPNIPLYMDQVTTFMDAQLAASKRYESDKILTKTMINNYTKNNLLPPPDKKKYSTEHILLLIFIYYFKSILSINDIQSLLRPITDKCFHEGDGISLTEIYNEVFSLEKSEIESMKEDVRKYYQTSAETFTDAPEEEQSFLQLFSFICLLSFDVYVKKQIIENLIDLFPSEKK
- a CDS encoding YerC/YecD family TrpR-related protein, with product MSKTIHTEAVDQLFEAILSLKSKEECYTFFEDVCTINELLSLSQRFEVAKMLQQKKTYLEISEKTGASTATISRVNRSLTYGNDGYEMVFERLNIK
- a CDS encoding TIGR01212 family radical SAM protein (This family includes YhcC from E. coli K-12, an uncharacterized radical SAM protein.) — translated: MKWLDKPYHSFHSMLEEEFHEKVYKLALNGGMSCPNRDGTLGTRGCIFCSAGGSGDFAANKDLTITQQIEEQMAVLTQKRPVRKYIAYFQAYTNTYAPVSYLKSIFTEALSHPDIAALSIGTRPDCLGPDILSLLDTLNHIKPVWVELGLQTMHESTARYIRRGYDLPCFEKAVSDLHSHGLDVIVHTILGLPGETPCDVLDTIHYLNSCSIQGIKLQLLHVLRGTDLADDYEAGLFQTLTMDEYLTLLIACLEQLSPDIVIHRLTGDGPKDLLIAPEWSSAKRTVLNELHRRMKAENTWQGRLYHT
- a CDS encoding DUF4364 family protein, whose protein sequence is MAEALTLYKLIILYMLRKVNFPLTNAQISDFILGQEYTSYFHLQQAISEMLEADLVTAEVIRNTSYYRMTEEGKKTITYFDNQIPDPIKEDINRYLDENSYELRNEVSVISDYYKTPEQEYTVRCQVREGASTLIELNLTVPEESNAKAICGSWSKKSQEIYAYLMKELMI